Proteins from a single region of Bos javanicus breed banteng chromosome 7, ARS-OSU_banteng_1.0, whole genome shotgun sequence:
- the CDC25C gene encoding M-phase inducer phosphatase 3 isoform X1, producing the protein MSAEFFSSKREEGSLASGPSFRSNQRKILNLLLERDASFSISSDLPTTPVEKKLFGDSANLSILSGGTPKCCLDLSNLSSGEMSATQLTASADLDETGHLESTGPEQVRLAGMNYRQHLIKCSPAQLFCSTPNALEHGRRKKDAICGSSANKENDNGNLVESEMKHLGSPITTVSKLHKNPELAEDQAEEISDELMEFSLEDQEKAKPPLNRSSLYRSSSLPDSLNSPSLKQVVKFKDSTIPDKLKKKYCSNQKELGKGLGLKKMVSLCDINMTQMLEEDSNQGPLIGDFSKVCALPTVSGKHQDLKYVNPETVAALLSGEFQGLIEKFYIIDCRYPYEYLGGHIQGALNLHSQEELYNFFLKKPIVPWDNQKRIVIVFHCEFSSERGPRMCRSLREEDRTLNQYPALYYPELYILKGGYRDFFPEYMELCEPQSYCPMHHQDHKAELLRCRNQSKAWEGERQLQEQIALLVKDVSP; encoded by the exons ATGTCTGCAGAATTCTTCTCATCCAAAAGAGAGGAGGGAAGCCTTGCCTCAGGACCTAGTTTTAGGTCCAATCAGAGGAAGATATTAAACCTGCTCCTTGAGAGAGATGCTTCCTTTTCCATCAGTTCAGATCTCCCTACAACTCCAGTGGAGAAGAAACTTTTTGGTGACTCTGCAAACCTAAGCATTTTGTCTGG AGGAACCCCAAAATGTTGCCTTGATCTTTCGAATCTTAGCAGCGGGGAGATGTCTGCCACTCAACTTACTGCTTCTGCAGACCTTGATGAAACTG GTCATTTGGAGTCTACAGGACCTGAGCAAGTACGGTTAGCTGGAAT GAATTACCGCCAACATCTTATAAAATGTAGCCCA GCACAGCTGTTTTGTAGCACTCCGAATGCCTTGGAGCATGGCCGCAGGAAGAAAGATGCAATATGTGGCTCATCTGCAAATAAGGAAAAT GACAATGGAAACTTGGtggaaagtgaaatgaaacatCTGGGCAGTCCCATTACTACAGTttcaaaattacataaaaatccaGAGCTAGCAGAAGATCAGGCAGAAGAGATATCAGATGAATTGATGGAGTTTTCACTGGAAGATCAAGAAAAGGCCAAG CCACCTCTGAACCGGAGCTCCCTGTATCGCTCCTCATCATTGCCAGACAGCTTAAACAGTCCAAGTTTGAAGCAGGTGGTAAAATTCAAGGACAGCACAATACCAGATAAACTAAAAAAGAAGTATTGTTCAAACCAAAAAGAGCTCGGAAAg GGCTTAGGTCTAAAGAAAATGGTCTCCCTCTGTGACATCAATATGACTCAGATGCTGGAGGAAGATTCAAACCAGGGGCCTCTGATTGGTGATTTCTCCAAG GTATGTGCACTGCCAACCGTGTCAGGGAAACACCAAGATCTGAAGTACGTCAACCCAGAAACA GTGGCTGCCTTACTATCAGGGGAGTTCCAGGGTCTGATTGAGAAGTTTTATATCATCGATTGCCGCTATCCATATGAGTACCTGGGAGGACACATTCAG gGAGCATTAAACTTGCACAGTCAAGAAGAACTATATAACTTCTTTCTGAAGAAACCCATTGTCCCTTGGGATAACCAGAAAAGAATAGTCATCGTGTTCCATTGTGAATTCTCCTCTGAGAGGGGTCCCCGAAT GTGCCGTTCTCTGAGAGAAGAGGACAGGACTCTGAACCAATATCCTGCCCTGTACTACCCAGAGCTATACATCCTCAAAGGGGGCTACAGAGACTTCTTTCCAGAATATATG GAGCTGTGTGAACCACAGAGCTACTGCCCAATGCATCACCAGGACCATAAGGCTGAGCTGCTGAGGTGTCGAAACCAGAGCAAAGCATGGGAAGGAGAGCGGCAGCTGCAGGAACAGATTGCCTTATTGGTGAAGGATGTGAGCCCATGA
- the CDC25C gene encoding M-phase inducer phosphatase 3 isoform X2 encodes MSAEFFSSKREEGSLASGPSFRSNQRKILNLLLERDASFSISSDLPTTPVEKKLFGDSANLSILSGGTPKCCLDLSNLSSGEMSATQLTASADLDETGHLESTGPEQVRLAGMNYRQHLIKCSPAQLFCSTPNALEHGRRKKDAICGSSANKENDNGNLVESEMKHLGSPITTVSKLHKNPELAEDQAEEISDELMEFSLEDQEKAKPPLNRSSLYRSSSLPDSLNSPSLKQVVKFKDSTIPDKLKKKYCSNQKELGKGLGLKKMVSLCDINMTQMLEEDSNQGPLIGDFSKVAALLSGEFQGLIEKFYIIDCRYPYEYLGGHIQGALNLHSQEELYNFFLKKPIVPWDNQKRIVIVFHCEFSSERGPRMCRSLREEDRTLNQYPALYYPELYILKGGYRDFFPEYMELCEPQSYCPMHHQDHKAELLRCRNQSKAWEGERQLQEQIALLVKDVSP; translated from the exons ATGTCTGCAGAATTCTTCTCATCCAAAAGAGAGGAGGGAAGCCTTGCCTCAGGACCTAGTTTTAGGTCCAATCAGAGGAAGATATTAAACCTGCTCCTTGAGAGAGATGCTTCCTTTTCCATCAGTTCAGATCTCCCTACAACTCCAGTGGAGAAGAAACTTTTTGGTGACTCTGCAAACCTAAGCATTTTGTCTGG AGGAACCCCAAAATGTTGCCTTGATCTTTCGAATCTTAGCAGCGGGGAGATGTCTGCCACTCAACTTACTGCTTCTGCAGACCTTGATGAAACTG GTCATTTGGAGTCTACAGGACCTGAGCAAGTACGGTTAGCTGGAAT GAATTACCGCCAACATCTTATAAAATGTAGCCCA GCACAGCTGTTTTGTAGCACTCCGAATGCCTTGGAGCATGGCCGCAGGAAGAAAGATGCAATATGTGGCTCATCTGCAAATAAGGAAAAT GACAATGGAAACTTGGtggaaagtgaaatgaaacatCTGGGCAGTCCCATTACTACAGTttcaaaattacataaaaatccaGAGCTAGCAGAAGATCAGGCAGAAGAGATATCAGATGAATTGATGGAGTTTTCACTGGAAGATCAAGAAAAGGCCAAG CCACCTCTGAACCGGAGCTCCCTGTATCGCTCCTCATCATTGCCAGACAGCTTAAACAGTCCAAGTTTGAAGCAGGTGGTAAAATTCAAGGACAGCACAATACCAGATAAACTAAAAAAGAAGTATTGTTCAAACCAAAAAGAGCTCGGAAAg GGCTTAGGTCTAAAGAAAATGGTCTCCCTCTGTGACATCAATATGACTCAGATGCTGGAGGAAGATTCAAACCAGGGGCCTCTGATTGGTGATTTCTCCAAG GTGGCTGCCTTACTATCAGGGGAGTTCCAGGGTCTGATTGAGAAGTTTTATATCATCGATTGCCGCTATCCATATGAGTACCTGGGAGGACACATTCAG gGAGCATTAAACTTGCACAGTCAAGAAGAACTATATAACTTCTTTCTGAAGAAACCCATTGTCCCTTGGGATAACCAGAAAAGAATAGTCATCGTGTTCCATTGTGAATTCTCCTCTGAGAGGGGTCCCCGAAT GTGCCGTTCTCTGAGAGAAGAGGACAGGACTCTGAACCAATATCCTGCCCTGTACTACCCAGAGCTATACATCCTCAAAGGGGGCTACAGAGACTTCTTTCCAGAATATATG GAGCTGTGTGAACCACAGAGCTACTGCCCAATGCATCACCAGGACCATAAGGCTGAGCTGCTGAGGTGTCGAAACCAGAGCAAAGCATGGGAAGGAGAGCGGCAGCTGCAGGAACAGATTGCCTTATTGGTGAAGGATGTGAGCCCATGA